Proteins from a genomic interval of Massilia sp. KIM:
- a CDS encoding HD domain-containing phosphohydrolase, with amino-acid sequence MDAASLDQALRALAIVGDLSMGQPIDQSDRTARLAARLAQEDGAAPATVAHARMVSQLRWSGCTANASGFAELLGDDVGGRNAMLTRTLRPDQERRMADTVALAEIHCEVAGDIAAIVGLPAVVETALRQIWEHYDGSGRPAGLSGDQVPAVVYYTTLAGDLEILARSRGIGVALDIIRSLSGIKYPPALVRLLEPHAQAWIEALENEEEPLAGADFLPASVPLTVVADMIELKLPWLAGYSRRVAVLACEAARLAGLPDAQQRCLARAALLHGIGRAAVSNTIWERKGRLSASDWEAVRLVPYWTARAGARLPGLNQDTALASHVYERLDGSGYFRSLDGTTLGQAQRLLGAAAAYVALRSPRPWRAAHEHTAALALLDAQVTGGRFERAAVDLVTAAATGAQPAAPAACARIALSAREIEVLQRISLGESNKEAARTMQISPSTVRTHVESIFRKLDCSTRAAATLKALTLGLI; translated from the coding sequence ATGGATGCGGCCTCGCTCGACCAGGCCCTGCGCGCGCTCGCCATCGTGGGCGACCTGAGCATGGGCCAGCCGATCGACCAGTCCGACCGCACGGCGCGCCTGGCCGCGCGCCTGGCCCAGGAAGACGGCGCCGCGCCGGCGACCGTCGCCCATGCGCGCATGGTGTCCCAGCTGCGCTGGTCGGGCTGCACCGCCAACGCCTCCGGCTTCGCCGAGCTGCTGGGCGACGACGTGGGCGGGCGCAACGCGATGCTGACGCGCACCTTGCGCCCGGACCAGGAAAGGCGCATGGCCGACACCGTGGCCCTGGCCGAGATCCACTGCGAAGTCGCGGGCGACATCGCCGCCATCGTCGGCCTGCCGGCGGTGGTCGAAACCGCCCTGCGCCAGATCTGGGAACACTACGACGGCAGCGGACGTCCGGCCGGCCTGAGCGGCGACCAGGTGCCCGCGGTCGTCTACTACACCACGCTGGCCGGCGACCTCGAGATCCTGGCGCGCTCGCGCGGCATCGGCGTGGCGCTGGACATCATCCGCAGCCTGTCGGGCATCAAGTATCCCCCGGCCCTGGTGCGCCTGCTGGAGCCACACGCCCAGGCCTGGATCGAGGCGCTGGAAAACGAGGAGGAGCCGCTGGCGGGCGCCGACTTCCTGCCCGCCTCGGTGCCGCTGACGGTGGTGGCCGACATGATCGAACTCAAGCTGCCCTGGCTGGCGGGCTATTCGCGCCGCGTGGCCGTGCTGGCGTGCGAGGCCGCCCGCCTGGCTGGGCTGCCGGACGCCCAGCAGCGCTGCCTGGCGCGCGCCGCGCTGCTGCACGGGATCGGCCGCGCGGCCGTGTCCAACACGATCTGGGAACGCAAGGGCCGGCTCAGCGCGAGCGACTGGGAAGCGGTGCGCCTGGTGCCCTACTGGACCGCGCGCGCCGGCGCCCGCCTGCCCGGCCTGAACCAGGACACCGCGCTGGCCTCCCACGTGTACGAACGCCTCGACGGCAGCGGCTACTTCCGCAGCCTGGACGGCACGACCCTCGGCCAGGCCCAGCGCCTGCTGGGCGCGGCGGCCGCCTACGTGGCGCTGCGCTCGCCGCGGCCCTGGCGCGCGGCCCACGAGCACACGGCGGCCCTGGCCCTGCTCGACGCCCAGGTCACGGGCGGCCGCTTCGAGCGCGCCGCGGTCGACCTGGTGACGGCCGCCGCCACCGGAGCCCAGCCGGCCGCGCCGGCCGCCTGCGCGCGCATCGCCCTGTCGGCGCGCGAGATCGAGGTGCTGCAGCGGATCAGCCTGGGCGAGAGCAACAAGGAAGCGGCGCGCACCATGCAGATCAGCCCCAGCACCGTGCGCACCCACGTCGAGAGCATCTTCCGCAAGCTGGACTGCTCGACGCGGGCCGCGGCCACCCTCAAGGCCCTGACCCTGGGCCTGATCTAG
- a CDS encoding carboxymuconolactone decarboxylase family protein: protein MSARLNLFSLAPANLKALINLSMTNKQGALGERLVELVQLRVSQLNGCGVCIDMHWRDLVKQGADPRHLNSLAAWRESPFFSERERAALAWADAVNALPQRDDTDAAWPALREHFSEAEIAELGYTIAAIRGWNVINLSLRNQIPVNPPPGM, encoded by the coding sequence ATGTCCGCACGCCTGAACCTGTTTTCCCTCGCACCCGCCAACCTCAAGGCCCTGATCAACCTGTCGATGACCAACAAGCAGGGCGCTCTCGGCGAGCGCCTGGTGGAGCTGGTCCAGCTGCGCGTGTCCCAGCTCAATGGCTGCGGCGTGTGCATCGACATGCACTGGCGCGACCTGGTCAAGCAGGGCGCCGATCCGCGCCACCTGAATTCGCTCGCAGCCTGGCGCGAATCGCCCTTCTTCAGCGAGCGCGAACGCGCCGCCCTGGCCTGGGCCGACGCCGTCAACGCCCTGCCGCAGCGCGACGACACCGACGCCGCCTGGCCGGCTCTGCGCGAGCATTTCTCGGAGGCCGAGATCGCCGAACTTGGCTATACTATCGCGGCCATCCGGGGCTGGAACGTGATCAACCTGAGTCTGCGCAACCAGATCCCGGTCAATCCGCCGCCGGGCATGTAA
- a CDS encoding AraC family transcriptional regulator, with the protein MDLISDFFERLQLRGRLFYAGQLDGVLTLAREPGTALLHLVEEGGVELVQEGRPALAVNDPAILLCPDSCTYRIRSAGIRPAPVVCASFELGKVIGLGNPLGVERTLVFAVDALPAAGPVLRLLAAELRADHPAREKALGVLFEYLLILLVREALARGMIERGVLVGMLDPQLGKALRAIHWEPERDWEVDGLARLCGMSRSKFSARFTELAGVPPIAYLADWRIRLAQQMMRRGTALKIVASAVGYGSQAAFTRAFSGHCGMSPGEWLRRGASSSAVSASAAAAVSAAPSTSLH; encoded by the coding sequence GTGGACCTGATCTCCGACTTCTTCGAGCGCCTGCAGCTGCGCGGGCGCCTGTTCTATGCCGGCCAGCTCGACGGCGTGCTGACGCTCGCCCGCGAGCCCGGCACCGCCCTGTTGCACCTGGTCGAGGAGGGCGGGGTGGAACTGGTGCAGGAAGGCCGGCCGGCGCTGGCGGTGAACGATCCCGCCATCCTGCTCTGCCCCGACAGCTGCACCTACCGCATCCGATCCGCCGGCATCCGGCCGGCGCCGGTGGTCTGCGCCAGCTTCGAGCTGGGCAAGGTGATCGGCCTGGGCAATCCGCTCGGGGTCGAGCGCACCCTGGTATTCGCGGTGGACGCGCTGCCGGCCGCCGGGCCGGTGCTGCGGCTGCTCGCGGCGGAGCTGCGCGCCGACCATCCGGCGCGCGAGAAGGCGCTCGGCGTGCTGTTCGAATACCTGCTGATCCTGCTGGTGCGCGAAGCCCTGGCGCGCGGCATGATCGAGCGCGGCGTCCTGGTCGGCATGCTCGACCCCCAGTTGGGCAAGGCCCTGCGCGCGATCCACTGGGAGCCCGAGCGGGACTGGGAAGTCGATGGGCTGGCGCGGCTGTGCGGCATGTCGCGTTCGAAGTTCTCGGCGCGCTTCACCGAGCTGGCCGGGGTGCCGCCGATCGCCTACCTGGCGGACTGGCGCATCCGCCTGGCGCAGCAGATGATGCGGCGCGGGACCGCTCTCAAGATCGTCGCCTCGGCGGTGGGCTACGGCTCGCAGGCCGCCTTCACCCGCGCATTTTCCGGCCATTGCGGCATGAGTCCCGGCGAGTGGCTGCGCCGCGGCGCCTCCTCCTCCGCCGTCTCCGCTTCCGCCGCAGCCGCCGTCTCGGCCGCACCCTCCACCTCGCTGCATTGA
- a CDS encoding alpha/beta fold hydrolase, with protein sequence MSKLNTTLRTLAAAAVLAAGAVHAAPAAEAKDQASVVIVHGAFADGSDWAKVIPLLQAKGVKVTAIQNPLTSLKDDVAVTKRVLDAQTGKVVLVGHSWGGSVISEAGQHDKVANLVYVAAFALEPGQASAEVGKGYPVPPGAKKFVADAEGFLTLPLAAMREDFAQDVPAAQAAVMTATQGPIQVKAFEERATVAAWKTKPSYYIVAGKDRMIDPQLQRDLAKKIGARSTELPTSHVPQQSRPADVAKVILDAVAAAR encoded by the coding sequence ATGTCGAAGCTGAACACCACCCTGCGCACCCTGGCTGCCGCCGCCGTCCTCGCCGCCGGCGCCGTCCACGCCGCTCCCGCCGCCGAAGCCAAGGATCAGGCCTCGGTCGTGATCGTCCACGGCGCCTTCGCCGACGGTTCCGACTGGGCCAAGGTGATCCCGCTGCTGCAGGCCAAGGGCGTGAAGGTCACCGCGATCCAGAATCCCCTGACCTCGCTGAAGGACGACGTCGCCGTCACCAAGCGCGTGCTCGACGCCCAGACCGGCAAGGTCGTGCTGGTGGGCCATTCCTGGGGCGGTTCGGTGATCAGCGAGGCAGGCCAGCACGACAAGGTCGCCAACCTGGTGTACGTGGCCGCCTTCGCCCTCGAGCCGGGCCAGGCCAGCGCCGAAGTGGGCAAGGGCTATCCAGTGCCGCCGGGCGCGAAGAAGTTCGTGGCCGATGCCGAAGGCTTCCTGACCCTGCCCCTGGCCGCGATGCGCGAGGACTTCGCCCAGGACGTGCCGGCTGCCCAGGCCGCGGTGATGACCGCCACCCAGGGCCCGATCCAGGTCAAGGCCTTCGAGGAGCGCGCCACCGTCGCCGCCTGGAAGACCAAGCCTTCCTACTACATCGTCGCCGGCAAGGACCGCATGATCGACCCGCAACTGCAGCGCGACCTGGCCAAGAAGATCGGCGCCCGCAGCACCGAGCTGCCCACCAGCCACGTGCCGCAGCAGTCGCGTCCCGCCGACGTGGCCAAGGTGATCCTCGACGCGGTGGCCGCCGCCCGCTGA
- a CDS encoding SDR family oxidoreductase, whose translation MTRAENKGTAVVTGASAGMGEVYADRLARQGYDLILVARSEEGLARVAQQVLDATGRRAEVLAADLADPVQLRRVEAVLRARQDLTLLVNNAGVGSVAPLLGGDADAMERMIALNVTAPTRLSYALAPGMVERGGGAIVNVSSIVAVATEMMNGVYGATKSYVLAFTQSLLHEQGPKGLRVQAVLPGVTATGFWDVLGHPLERLPADIVMNVDDLVDAALAGLALGETVTIPGLHQGERWTAFEAARRELSGLFGNARPAARYLPG comes from the coding sequence ATGACACGAGCAGAAAACAAGGGCACCGCCGTTGTCACCGGCGCATCGGCCGGCATGGGCGAGGTCTACGCCGACCGCCTTGCGCGCCAGGGCTATGACCTGATCCTGGTGGCGCGCAGCGAAGAAGGGCTGGCGCGGGTCGCGCAACAGGTGCTGGACGCTACTGGACGGCGCGCCGAAGTGCTGGCGGCCGACCTGGCCGATCCGGTCCAGCTGCGCCGCGTGGAAGCGGTGCTGCGCGCCCGCCAGGACCTCACGCTCCTGGTCAACAACGCCGGCGTAGGCTCGGTCGCGCCGCTGCTGGGCGGCGACGCCGACGCCATGGAGCGCATGATCGCACTGAACGTCACCGCGCCGACCCGCCTGAGCTATGCGCTGGCGCCGGGCATGGTGGAGCGCGGCGGCGGCGCCATCGTCAACGTCTCCTCGATCGTGGCGGTGGCCACCGAGATGATGAACGGCGTTTACGGCGCCACCAAGTCCTATGTGCTGGCCTTTACCCAGTCGCTCCTGCACGAGCAGGGCCCCAAGGGCCTGCGCGTGCAGGCGGTGCTGCCGGGCGTCACGGCGACCGGCTTCTGGGACGTGCTGGGCCATCCGCTCGAGCGCCTGCCGGCGGACATCGTCATGAACGTGGACGACCTGGTCGACGCCGCCCTGGCCGGCCTGGCGCTGGGCGAAACCGTCACCATCCCCGGCCTGCACCAGGGCGAGCGGTGGACCGCCTTCGAGGCCGCGCGGCGCGAACTCTCGGGCCTGTTCGGCAACGCGCGCCCGGCCGCGCGCTACCTGCCCGGCTGA
- a CDS encoding MerR family transcriptional regulator — MRIGALARAAGVSPRTLRHYESQGLIRARRGPNGYRVFDARAVEQVGWIRDLLDCGFGTRQIAGMMDCLGGVYDARSCAAGLALFLRKREELDGLIAVLEARRDRLERRIAHFGPHPRAIQPPDEGAQHAKS; from the coding sequence TTGCGAATCGGAGCGCTCGCGCGGGCCGCCGGGGTCAGTCCCCGCACCCTGCGCCATTACGAATCCCAGGGCCTGATCCGCGCGCGGCGCGGGCCCAACGGCTACCGCGTGTTCGATGCGCGCGCGGTGGAGCAGGTCGGCTGGATCCGCGACCTGCTTGACTGCGGCTTCGGCACGCGCCAGATCGCCGGCATGATGGATTGCCTGGGCGGCGTCTACGACGCGCGCAGCTGCGCCGCCGGACTAGCCCTGTTCCTGCGCAAGCGCGAGGAGCTGGACGGGCTGATCGCCGTGCTGGAGGCGCGCCGCGACCGCCTGGAGCGCCGCATCGCCCATTTCGGGCCTCACCCCCGCGCCATTCAACCACCGGACGAGGGAGCACAGCATGCCAAATCTTGA
- a CDS encoding SDR family NAD(P)-dependent oxidoreductase codes for MPNLEEKVVLITGGGAGIGRAAALRFARAGARVVVTGRREEPLRALADSAEAQGRIDWIVADAGAPEDAARTVAIVAERWGRLDVLVNNAGAGAILALEDADAARIRAILDVNVVGPSLLASAALPLLRAGRGAIVNISSTFGRKAGAMLSHYGASKAALEHMTRCWALELAPAGVRVNAVAAGPTESDFLAERMGLSPAQIAAVKEEETRRIPLGRRGEPEDVAAMIVALVSDAGAWITGQVLAVDGGLNIA; via the coding sequence ATGCCAAATCTTGAAGAGAAAGTCGTATTGATCACCGGCGGCGGCGCCGGCATCGGCCGCGCCGCCGCCCTGCGCTTTGCCCGCGCCGGCGCGCGCGTGGTCGTCACGGGGCGTCGCGAGGAACCCTTGCGCGCCCTGGCCGACAGCGCCGAAGCGCAGGGCCGCATCGACTGGATCGTCGCCGACGCCGGCGCGCCGGAAGACGCGGCGCGCACCGTGGCCATCGTGGCCGAGCGCTGGGGACGGCTCGACGTGCTGGTCAACAATGCCGGCGCCGGCGCCATCCTGGCGCTGGAGGACGCCGACGCGGCGCGCATCCGCGCCATCCTCGACGTCAACGTGGTCGGTCCTTCGCTGCTGGCCAGCGCCGCGCTGCCCCTGCTGCGCGCCGGACGCGGGGCGATCGTCAACATCTCCTCGACCTTCGGCCGCAAGGCCGGCGCCATGCTCTCGCACTATGGGGCCAGCAAGGCGGCGCTCGAACACATGACGCGCTGCTGGGCGCTGGAACTGGCTCCCGCCGGCGTGCGCGTCAACGCGGTCGCCGCCGGCCCCACCGAAAGCGACTTCCTGGCCGAGCGCATGGGCTTGTCGCCGGCGCAGATCGCGGCCGTCAAGGAAGAGGAAACGCGCCGCATCCCCCTGGGACGACGCGGCGAACCGGAGGACGTGGCGGCGATGATCGTGGCCCTGGTTTCAGATGCCGGCGCCTGGATCACCGGACAGGTGCTGGCCGTCGACGGCGGATTGAACATCGCCTGA
- a CDS encoding PAS domain S-box protein produces the protein MPPFSPEHRHFSTAFAHSLVGMALVGLRGHWLDVNPALCHILGYTRAQLLGGTFQDLTHPEDLATDLGLMARTLAGEIESYHLEKRYRHADGRLVWAMLTVTLARDGDGRPECFVSQVIDLSAQKAAQEERDSFFYQSSSMLAIADTEGRFLQLNPAWTEVLGWTTQELLARPYIDWVHPDDVARTLAAGETLRAGGVIAGFRNRYRHADGGWRWLEWGSHTVRDGRLYCTVRDVTRQVEDEEALRSQEEKIRLLIDGAHDAFIGMSEDGVITEWNKQAELTFGWAASEAIGRPMDELIAPPRLRQLHLDGMRAFLARSTAPGYSKRTEVPALRRDGREILVEFAVGMVPHRGRRYFYAFLRDVSEQRRYAERMHYQATHDFLTGLPNRYEFMGQLARAVDKAARHAHALALLFIDLDGFKAVNDQCGHEAGDAVLTEFGARLGQAVRRSDLVARLAGDEFVVMLEESPNMDREAREVAQRILAAAAQPYPLPETCPAIGASIGIALYGAGDSADALLSRADTAMYAAKRAGKNRLSIATESGDVQSAVDGQHLSGDPGAGI, from the coding sequence ATGCCGCCTTTTTCCCCGGAACACCGTCACTTCTCCACCGCCTTCGCCCACTCCCTGGTCGGCATGGCGCTCGTGGGCCTGCGCGGCCACTGGCTCGACGTCAATCCAGCCCTGTGCCACATCCTCGGCTATACGCGCGCCCAGTTGCTGGGTGGCACCTTCCAGGATCTGACCCATCCCGAGGACCTGGCCACCGACCTGGGCCTGATGGCGCGCACCCTGGCCGGCGAGATCGAGAGCTACCACCTGGAAAAGCGCTACCGCCACGCCGACGGCAGGCTGGTGTGGGCCATGCTGACCGTCACCCTGGCGCGCGACGGCGACGGCCGCCCGGAATGCTTCGTGTCCCAGGTGATCGACCTGTCGGCCCAGAAGGCGGCCCAGGAGGAGCGCGACAGCTTCTTCTACCAGTCCAGCAGCATGCTGGCGATCGCCGACACCGAGGGCCGTTTTCTCCAGCTGAACCCGGCCTGGACCGAGGTGCTGGGCTGGACCACCCAGGAACTTCTGGCGCGTCCCTACATCGACTGGGTGCACCCGGACGACGTGGCGCGCACCCTGGCCGCCGGCGAAACCCTGCGCGCCGGCGGCGTGATCGCCGGCTTTCGCAACCGCTACCGCCACGCCGACGGCGGCTGGCGCTGGCTCGAATGGGGCAGCCACACGGTGCGCGACGGCCGCCTGTACTGCACCGTGCGCGACGTCACGCGCCAGGTCGAGGACGAGGAAGCCCTGCGCAGCCAGGAAGAAAAGATCCGCCTGCTGATCGACGGCGCCCACGACGCCTTCATCGGCATGAGCGAGGACGGCGTGATCACCGAATGGAACAAGCAGGCCGAGCTCACCTTCGGCTGGGCAGCGAGCGAGGCGATCGGGCGTCCGATGGACGAGCTGATCGCCCCGCCACGCCTGCGCCAGCTGCACCTGGACGGCATGCGCGCCTTCCTAGCGCGCAGCACCGCGCCCGGCTACAGCAAGCGGACCGAGGTGCCGGCCCTGCGCCGCGACGGCCGCGAGATCCTGGTCGAGTTCGCGGTGGGCATGGTGCCGCACCGCGGCCGGCGCTATTTCTACGCTTTCCTGCGCGACGTCTCCGAGCAGCGCCGCTACGCCGAGCGCATGCACTACCAGGCCACCCACGACTTCCTGACCGGCCTGCCCAACCGCTACGAATTCATGGGCCAGCTGGCGCGCGCGGTCGACAAGGCGGCCCGCCACGCGCATGCGCTGGCCCTGCTGTTCATCGACCTGGACGGCTTCAAGGCGGTCAACGACCAGTGCGGCCACGAGGCGGGCGACGCGGTGCTGACCGAATTCGGCGCGCGCCTGGGCCAGGCGGTGCGGCGCAGCGACCTGGTGGCGCGCCTGGCGGGCGACGAGTTCGTGGTGATGCTGGAAGAGTCGCCCAACATGGACCGCGAGGCGCGCGAGGTGGCTCAGCGCATCCTGGCCGCGGCCGCGCAGCCCTATCCGCTGCCGGAAACCTGCCCGGCCATCGGGGCCAGCATCGGCATCGCCCTGTACGGCGCGGGCGACAGCGCCGACGCCCTGCTGTCGCGCGCCGACACCGCGATGTACGCGGCCAAGCGCGCCGGCAAGAACCGTCTGAGCATCGCGACGGAGTCAGGCGATGTTCAATCCGCCGTCGACGGCCAGCACCTGTCCGGTGATCCAGGCGCCGGCATCTGA
- a CDS encoding flagellar brake protein: protein MTNAELENWHDYEVGSPREIVSLLRQIGEKHQLIRMLVKGEADVAVTSILDVDADEGTFVLDRSVDPLQNERIVGAGRVMCETYLDKIRILFAAEGLRETSFQGGHALLADIPATLIRLQRREFYRMPTPVSNPVRALIPLPLAAGGGSGVFPLHDISVGGIAILDNKLQLGNTIGLVYENCRIELPEIGPITTSLQIRNSLDMTLLNDKTNRRLGCQFVDISRGAMAGVQRYITRLERERNARLAGLA, encoded by the coding sequence ATGACCAACGCAGAACTCGAAAACTGGCACGACTACGAAGTCGGCTCGCCCCGCGAAATCGTCTCCCTGCTGCGCCAGATCGGCGAGAAGCACCAGCTGATCCGCATGCTGGTCAAGGGCGAGGCCGACGTGGCCGTCACCTCCATCCTCGACGTCGACGCGGACGAAGGCACCTTCGTGCTGGACCGTTCGGTCGATCCGCTGCAGAACGAGCGCATCGTCGGCGCCGGGCGCGTGATGTGCGAGACCTACCTCGACAAGATCCGCATCCTGTTCGCCGCCGAAGGCCTGCGCGAAACCAGCTTCCAGGGCGGCCACGCCCTGCTGGCCGACATTCCCGCTACCCTGATCCGCCTGCAGCGGCGCGAGTTCTACCGCATGCCGACCCCGGTCAGCAATCCGGTTCGCGCTCTGATTCCCCTGCCGCTCGCGGCGGGCGGCGGCAGCGGCGTGTTCCCGCTGCACGACATCAGCGTGGGCGGCATCGCCATCCTCGACAACAAGCTTCAGCTCGGCAACACCATCGGCCTGGTCTACGAGAACTGCCGCATCGAACTGCCCGAGATCGGCCCGATCACGACCTCGCTCCAGATCCGCAACTCGCTCGACATGACGTTGCTGAACGACAAGACCAACCGGCGCCTCGGCTGCCAGTTCGTCGACATCTCGCGCGGCGCCATGGCCGGCGTGCAGCGCTACATCACCCGCCTCGAACGCGAGCGCAACGCGCGCCTGGCCGGCCTGGCCTGA
- a CDS encoding EscU/YscU/HrcU family type III secretion system export apparatus switch protein, which translates to MSEPGQPRKNAVALAYGAGDPAPRVVAKGQGLVAEQIMERAREAGVFVHESKELVSLLMQVDLDREIPPALYRAIAELLAWLYHIESARKTGGPAPAAPAAPTHSAHLDPVATTSKDDPQQ; encoded by the coding sequence ATGAGTGAGCCCGGCCAGCCGCGCAAGAACGCGGTCGCGCTCGCCTACGGCGCGGGCGACCCGGCGCCCAGGGTGGTGGCCAAGGGCCAGGGCCTGGTGGCCGAGCAGATCATGGAACGCGCGCGCGAAGCCGGCGTGTTCGTGCACGAGTCGAAGGAACTGGTGTCCCTGCTGATGCAGGTGGACCTGGATCGCGAGATCCCGCCTGCCCTGTACCGCGCGATTGCGGAACTGTTGGCGTGGTTATATCATATCGAGTCGGCTCGGAAGACCGGCGGGCCAGCGCCCGCCGCGCCCGCTGCGCCTACCCACTCAGCCCACCTGGACCCCGTGGCAACGACGAGCAAGGACGATCCGCAGCAATGA
- a CDS encoding flagellar hook-length control protein FliK, translating to MLPRELVSAVTRIDPAQPAERLADPRQQAFQRAVAPLLGKAIHGEVLAKLTDGSFVVKVADVPARMQLPPGAQVGADVPMTLVALQPRATFQVGAQGPGGRAGFSEAGPPLPEGADPAKAPLAYREGAPVGRAAALLAQAGAAGALPLGADTNSATLSPTGKAIAGVLAAAARAETQQSAVVARTPALPAAGLEPAAIAQGLQQAVGKSGLFYESHVAEWARGARALSELATEPQQQAAREGAKPVALEPATAQFINLQLATQEQARLVWQGPIWPGQQMEWEVEREADGRQAGDDGDGGVWHSRLRLRFPELGELEADLSLTEGGLQVRFAAGSEDSASLLRRHAPELRAALEAAGTRLTAFDARSAGPATGERDE from the coding sequence ATGCTGCCGCGCGAGCTCGTCTCCGCCGTCACGCGGATCGATCCGGCCCAGCCGGCCGAACGGCTCGCCGACCCGCGCCAGCAAGCCTTCCAGCGCGCCGTCGCGCCCCTGCTGGGCAAGGCCATCCACGGCGAAGTCCTCGCCAAGCTCACCGACGGCAGCTTCGTGGTCAAGGTGGCCGATGTTCCGGCCCGCATGCAGCTCCCGCCCGGCGCCCAGGTCGGCGCCGACGTCCCCATGACCCTGGTCGCCCTGCAGCCGCGCGCCACCTTCCAGGTCGGCGCGCAAGGCCCGGGCGGGCGCGCCGGCTTCAGCGAAGCCGGCCCGCCCCTGCCCGAGGGCGCCGACCCGGCCAAGGCCCCGCTGGCCTACCGCGAAGGCGCGCCCGTGGGCCGCGCCGCCGCCCTGCTGGCCCAGGCCGGCGCCGCCGGCGCCCTTCCCCTGGGCGCCGACACCAATTCCGCCACCCTCAGCCCGACCGGCAAGGCGATCGCCGGCGTGCTGGCCGCGGCCGCCAGAGCCGAGACCCAGCAGAGCGCGGTGGTGGCGCGCACGCCGGCGCTGCCGGCCGCCGGCCTCGAACCCGCCGCGATCGCCCAGGGCCTGCAGCAGGCCGTCGGCAAAAGCGGCCTGTTCTACGAATCCCACGTGGCCGAATGGGCGCGCGGCGCGCGCGCCCTGAGCGAACTGGCGACCGAACCCCAGCAGCAGGCCGCGCGCGAGGGCGCGAAACCGGTGGCGCTGGAGCCCGCCACGGCCCAGTTCATCAACCTCCAGCTCGCCACCCAGGAACAGGCCCGCCTGGTCTGGCAAGGCCCGATCTGGCCCGGCCAGCAGATGGAATGGGAAGTCGAGCGCGAGGCCGACGGACGCCAGGCGGGAGACGACGGGGACGGCGGCGTGTGGCACAGCCGCCTGCGGCTGCGCTTTCCGGAACTGGGCGAACTGGAAGCCGATCTCAGCCTGACCGAGGGCGGCCTGCAGGTGCGCTTCGCGGCCGGCAGCGAGGACAGCGCCAGCCTGCTGCGCCGCCACGCGCCGGAGCTCAGGGCCGCGCTGGAAGCGGCGGGGACCCGCCTGACGGCCTTCGACGCACGCAGCGCCGGCCCCGCGACGGGCGAACGGGATGAGTGA
- a CDS encoding flagellar protein FliT: MGIKMSTHDILAVYESMVDLSRQMLDAAVSSDWDRLVQLEDRAASQVARLQDGERGVPFEGEQRVRKIAILKQLLDDDRRIRDLAMPKLAELSALISNTGNQRRLAHAYGV, encoded by the coding sequence ATGGGCATCAAGATGAGCACCCACGACATCCTGGCCGTCTACGAATCGATGGTCGACCTGAGCCGCCAGATGCTGGACGCCGCCGTCAGCAGCGACTGGGACCGCCTGGTGCAGCTGGAAGACCGCGCCGCCAGCCAGGTCGCGCGCCTGCAGGACGGCGAACGCGGCGTGCCCTTCGAGGGCGAACAGCGGGTGCGCAAGATCGCCATCCTCAAGCAGCTGCTGGACGACGACCGCCGCATCCGCGACCTGGCCATGCCCAAGCTGGCCGAGCTGTCCGCCCTGATCAGCAACACCGGCAACCAGCGCCGCCTCGCGCACGCCTACGGCGTCTGA
- the fliS gene encoding flagellar export chaperone FliS has protein sequence MFGTMKSGASAYAKVGVETGVLAASPHKLIVMLFDGAVTAVGSALVHMRAGNIAEKGKAISKAIQIIENGLRASLDRKAGGQIGENLDALYEYMQHRLLMANLNNEPEILEEVQRLLNELRDAWNAIGAPANSPSAAPAPVAAYAGA, from the coding sequence ATGTTCGGAACCATGAAAAGCGGCGCCAGCGCCTACGCCAAAGTGGGCGTCGAGACCGGTGTGCTGGCGGCCAGCCCGCACAAGCTGATCGTGATGCTGTTCGACGGCGCCGTGACGGCCGTGGGCAGCGCGCTGGTGCACATGCGCGCCGGTAACATCGCCGAGAAGGGCAAGGCGATCTCCAAGGCCATCCAGATCATCGAGAACGGCCTGCGCGCCAGCCTCGACCGCAAGGCCGGCGGCCAGATCGGCGAGAACCTCGACGCCCTCTACGAGTACATGCAGCATCGTCTCCTGATGGCCAACCTGAACAACGAGCCCGAGATCCTGGAAGAAGTCCAGCGCCTGCTGAACGAGCTGCGCGACGCCTGGAACGCGATCGGCGCGCCGGCCAACTCCCCTTCCGCCGCACCGGCCCCGGTGGCGGCCTACGCAGGAGCCTGA